A DNA window from Pseudodesulfovibrio thermohalotolerans contains the following coding sequences:
- the dndC gene encoding DNA phosphorothioation system sulfurtransferase DndC — MLISPQLHKEIEAIKENIKDEYRQPHDKEWIVGFSGGKDSTLMLHLVVESILEIPWSQRKRPIHVVANDTLVESPIVQGYVNRILAQLKVSLNDLDLPFIVQKTVPGKDQTFWVNLIGRGYPAPTRMFRWCTDRLKIRPTTSYIRDKISQEGEVILLLGVRRSESAARAKSASRYDNGGRLNRHNDIQGCWVFRPILELDTEDVWEFVLGVDSPWGDSHAELVRLYKDAAGGECPLVIDPDSAPSCGSSSIRFGCWTCTVVKKDKSFRNAMEKEQYASLEPMADFRDWLREYCYEPEHRMPMRRNGQDGPGPLTFDARKEVLSSLLELQEKVEEDLISDVEMELIEKIWLEDKSQMAVHQANRLLNLMESI; from the coding sequence TTGTTGATAAGCCCCCAGCTTCATAAAGAAATTGAAGCTATAAAAGAAAATATAAAAGATGAGTACCGACAACCCCACGATAAGGAATGGATCGTCGGGTTCTCAGGCGGTAAAGACTCAACTCTGATGCTCCATTTGGTTGTTGAGAGTATTTTAGAAATTCCCTGGTCCCAAAGAAAGAGGCCAATACATGTTGTAGCTAACGATACACTAGTGGAGTCACCAATTGTCCAGGGGTATGTAAATCGAATATTAGCCCAGCTAAAAGTGTCCTTAAATGATTTGGATTTGCCTTTCATCGTACAAAAAACAGTTCCAGGGAAGGACCAAACCTTTTGGGTTAATCTAATCGGAAGGGGATATCCTGCGCCTACTAGAATGTTTCGATGGTGCACTGACCGATTAAAGATTAGGCCAACAACAAGTTATATCAGAGATAAAATCAGCCAAGAGGGTGAAGTTATTTTGCTTTTAGGGGTTCGGCGTTCTGAGTCCGCTGCCCGTGCAAAATCAGCAAGTAGATACGACAATGGAGGTCGCCTCAATAGGCATAATGACATCCAAGGCTGCTGGGTTTTTCGTCCGATTCTTGAATTGGATACCGAAGATGTTTGGGAATTTGTTTTGGGGGTGGACTCCCCGTGGGGGGATTCACATGCGGAACTTGTTAGGCTATACAAGGACGCCGCTGGCGGAGAGTGCCCCCTTGTCATTGACCCGGATTCTGCTCCGTCCTGCGGCAGCAGTTCCATTCGTTTTGGTTGTTGGACATGCACTGTGGTGAAGAAAGATAAGTCTTTCAGAAACGCCATGGAAAAAGAGCAGTATGCCTCACTGGAACCAATGGCCGATTTTAGAGACTGGCTGCGAGAGTATTGTTATGAACCGGAACATCGTATGCCGATGCGAAGGAATGGACAGGATGGTCCAGGCCCTTTGACTTTTGATGCAAGAAAAGAAGTCTTATCAAGTTTGCTCGAGTTACAAGAGAAAGTTGAGGAAGATCTTATCTCCGATGTTGAGATGGAACTTATTGAAAAAATTTGGCTTGAAGACAAATCGCAAATGGCAGTTCACCAAGCTAATCGCCTGCTAAACCTGATGGAGAGTATATGA
- a CDS encoding AAA family ATPase: protein MFLTEVHLRNWRSYRNATFSFPRPEVDKSNKAKTKKVILVGAQNGTGKTSLLIALYLGLFGREAMHLIEGVRISGAEDERWFTYRNLIQRTLHRPAQRKEDSHALVRLKFESEDGEQIVIRRKWGFTRAGKIRDLNTRDGEEVIVEMNGQTKLFPSWQDANDRISEILFPSNVMPCFFFDGEQAQERVEAASKGALLDAVNTLYGTGILGQLRQSLGSFIRNERSALKRDVGNVKLDELEIKREELDKAKLARDQIRKSLTDKKREQDDLENERQQLASDLYQLVGDSGADINEYAESIKAYQTEQIRLRSELTNGLASLALPLALAKNDQLLIDTLTAEQIRDRWLLLKEEATGKASRIVDKVLPQSGSSDIQPPLQKVQADRLRGKLEQALETLWSPPPTGCAEEYRFTFLHESDRTAVISKVSSKQALAGINLQDVALEWNSINAQLRETERKFNNIRDIQPKLLELKKAIEGVGKKIADISGEVNKFELQEEGVSRRINDLLGSIGQMETKRRIVNPVQEKLDLAYKVNTVVDEAQEKLIPLCQNALEKRCTYHFTRMISDEYKKFKVRFDPDTEPRLENGSRVVYVTGLSGAQKRAFGLAFTLAVADVSNQNAPIIVDTPVGNMDSKYRDRVLKHVAEAAPGQVVFLSHDEEISEEYKSKLSQYVRKTYLLDFKQVDEGCGETTIIDDKYFGDN from the coding sequence ATGTTTCTAACTGAAGTCCACCTTCGCAATTGGCGTAGTTACCGGAATGCGACGTTCTCTTTCCCCCGCCCTGAGGTGGACAAGTCTAACAAGGCAAAAACCAAAAAAGTAATTCTTGTTGGCGCGCAAAACGGTACTGGCAAGACGTCACTTCTAATCGCATTATATCTCGGGCTGTTTGGTCGGGAGGCAATGCATTTGATTGAGGGTGTAAGAATTTCAGGGGCTGAAGATGAACGCTGGTTCACATATCGCAATTTGATCCAAAGAACATTACATCGACCAGCACAACGCAAAGAGGACTCGCATGCCCTTGTGAGGTTAAAGTTTGAGTCTGAAGATGGTGAGCAAATCGTAATCAGACGTAAATGGGGCTTTACTCGTGCTGGCAAAATTCGAGACTTGAACACCCGGGATGGCGAAGAGGTGATCGTCGAGATGAACGGGCAAACAAAGTTATTTCCAAGCTGGCAGGATGCAAATGACCGAATCTCAGAAATCCTGTTTCCTTCGAATGTCATGCCTTGCTTTTTCTTCGATGGCGAACAGGCTCAAGAGAGGGTAGAAGCGGCCAGTAAAGGAGCGTTGCTTGACGCGGTAAACACTTTGTATGGTACTGGAATATTGGGTCAACTTCGTCAGAGCCTTGGATCTTTTATTCGGAACGAGAGAAGCGCCCTTAAGCGCGACGTTGGTAACGTTAAGCTTGATGAGCTTGAAATTAAACGTGAGGAGTTGGACAAAGCAAAATTAGCACGGGATCAAATTAGGAAGTCTTTGACTGACAAAAAACGTGAACAAGATGATCTGGAAAATGAACGGCAGCAATTGGCCTCGGACTTATATCAACTTGTCGGGGATAGTGGCGCTGACATAAATGAATATGCAGAGTCAATTAAAGCATATCAGACGGAACAAATTCGTCTTCGAAGCGAACTAACGAATGGGCTTGCCTCACTTGCCTTGCCGTTGGCTTTGGCCAAAAACGATCAATTGCTTATTGATACACTCACCGCAGAGCAGATTAGGGATAGATGGCTGTTGCTGAAAGAAGAGGCGACAGGAAAGGCTAGTCGCATTGTTGACAAAGTCCTCCCCCAAAGTGGCTCAAGTGATATTCAACCGCCTTTGCAAAAAGTTCAAGCGGATCGTTTGCGAGGCAAGCTTGAACAAGCATTGGAAACCCTCTGGAGCCCTCCTCCAACAGGTTGCGCTGAAGAATATCGTTTTACCTTTCTTCATGAATCTGACCGCACAGCAGTTATTAGCAAGGTGTCCTCGAAGCAGGCGCTTGCTGGGATAAATCTTCAAGATGTTGCTCTGGAGTGGAATTCTATCAACGCCCAACTTCGGGAGACAGAAAGAAAATTTAATAACATCAGAGACATACAGCCAAAGCTTCTGGAGCTGAAAAAAGCAATTGAGGGGGTGGGAAAGAAGATTGCCGATATAAGCGGAGAAGTGAACAAGTTTGAACTTCAAGAAGAAGGGGTTTCAAGGAGAATTAACGATCTTCTTGGCTCAATTGGACAGATGGAGACAAAGCGTCGAATTGTAAATCCTGTTCAAGAAAAACTTGATCTTGCTTATAAGGTAAACACAGTAGTTGACGAAGCACAGGAAAAGCTGATTCCCTTATGTCAAAATGCTCTTGAGAAAAGGTGTACTTATCACTTCACTAGAATGATCTCTGATGAGTATAAAAAATTCAAAGTTCGTTTTGATCCGGATACTGAGCCTCGTTTAGAAAATGGTTCTCGTGTTGTGTATGTTACGGGATTGTCTGGAGCACAAAAAAGGGCTTTTGGCCTAGCCTTTACTCTCGCAGTTGCAGATGTTTCAAACCAAAATGCTCCTATTATAGTAGATACGCCAGTTGGTAACATGGACTCCAAGTATAGAGACCGAGTACTGAAGCATGTTGCTGAAGCCGCACCGGGCCAAGTTGTTTTCCTTTCGCATGACGAAGAAATATCGGAAGAGTACAAGAGCAAACTTTCCCAATATGTCCGCAAGACATATTTGCTTGATTTCAAACAAGTCGATGAAGGCTGTGGGGAAACCACTATTATCGATGACAAATACTTCGGGGACAACTGA
- a CDS encoding tyrosine-type recombinase/integrase, giving the protein MKTSGYLVNRQKFLSHAEIDQLLRYCESHADADNAFGRTTWPVRYMLVHLALRTGLRVHEIAALQIEDICLNRAERALYVKKGKGGRSRVVYFDSELAESLSRFIRLKLVWGQDTANAAPLLTGRNGRHYTPTALSISFKTAIKAAGLPNHYSIHCARHTYATHLLAKTNNLRFVQKQLGHSSISMTSL; this is encoded by the coding sequence ATGAAAACATCAGGATATTTAGTCAACCGGCAAAAATTTCTTTCGCATGCTGAAATCGACCAATTACTCCGTTATTGCGAGTCACACGCTGACGCGGACAATGCGTTCGGGCGGACGACATGGCCCGTCCGGTACATGCTTGTCCACCTGGCTCTCAGAACTGGGTTGCGTGTGCACGAAATAGCTGCCCTCCAGATCGAAGACATCTGCTTAAATCGCGCGGAAAGAGCCCTGTACGTGAAGAAAGGGAAGGGAGGCAGGTCAAGGGTCGTCTATTTCGATTCGGAGCTTGCTGAGAGCCTCAGCCGATTTATTCGGCTCAAATTGGTTTGGGGGCAGGACACAGCCAACGCTGCCCCGCTCCTCACCGGGCGAAACGGACGGCACTACACTCCGACCGCGCTCAGCATTTCATTCAAGACTGCTATTAAAGCCGCTGGGCTGCCTAACCACTACTCCATCCACTGCGCCCGACACACCTACGCCACTCACTTGCTCGCCAAGACCAACAACCTCCGCTTCGTCCAGAAGCAGCTGGGGCATTCAAGCATAAGCATGACCAGCTTGTGA
- a CDS encoding IS3 family transposase (programmed frameshift), which translates to MGIRKHTPEQIIAKLREAEVLLARGETVPKVSRKLGVTEQTYYRWRKEYGGMRVSQAQKLKELEKENSRLKRLVADLNLDKMILEEAAKGKLLSPSRRRRCVYRVREKMQVSERKACRVLGQVRSTQRYASNPRADEAALTAAVIELATQYGRYGYRRILELLHRDGWKVSHTRLERIWRREGLQVPKKQPKRKRLWLADGSCIRLRPCWPGHVWSYDFVMDRTHDGKAFRMLTVIDEYTRECLAIDVARSLKSEDVLYRLSRLFVERGAPDHIRSDNGPEFTAKAVRKWLGRVGVKTLFIEPGSPWENGYNESFNGKLRDELLNGEIFTTLREARYLIDEWRWEYNTFRPHSALGYKPPAPKATLPPGGEWSQPSKRQGGSTNIAGGTNG; encoded by the exons ATGGGCATCAGAAAGCACACACCGGAACAGATTATCGCCAAGCTGCGTGAAGCAGAAGTCCTTTTGGCCCGGGGAGAAACGGTCCCCAAGGTCAGCCGCAAGCTCGGCGTAACTGAGCAAACCTATTATCGATGGCGCAAAGAATATGGCGGAATGCGTGTCAGTCAGGCCCAAAAGCTTAAGGAACTGGAGAAAGAGAACTCTCGTCTGAAGCGGTTGGTCGCTGACCTCAATCTGGACAAAATGATTCTGGAAGAAGCGGCAA AAGGGAAACTTCTGAGCCCTTCGCGCCGCCGTCGTTGTGTATACCGGGTTCGAGAAAAGATGCAGGTATCAGAACGGAAAGCTTGCCGAGTACTTGGACAAGTCCGTTCTACGCAACGATATGCGTCCAATCCTCGTGCAGATGAAGCTGCACTAACCGCCGCAGTGATTGAATTGGCCACCCAATACGGACGATATGGATACCGTCGGATATTGGAACTGCTGCACAGAGATGGTTGGAAGGTCAGCCACACGAGGCTGGAACGCATTTGGCGACGTGAGGGGCTACAAGTCCCGAAAAAACAACCGAAACGTAAACGACTATGGCTGGCAGATGGCTCCTGCATTCGCCTTCGTCCATGCTGGCCAGGTCATGTTTGGTCGTATGATTTCGTCATGGACAGAACCCATGACGGCAAAGCCTTTCGGATGCTCACTGTGATCGATGAATATACTCGTGAGTGTCTGGCAATCGACGTAGCGAGAAGCCTCAAATCGGAAGATGTGCTTTACCGCTTGAGCAGGCTGTTTGTTGAACGGGGAGCACCGGATCACATCAGATCGGATAACGGACCGGAGTTCACGGCAAAAGCCGTCAGAAAATGGCTGGGACGAGTCGGAGTGAAGACTTTGTTTATTGAACCGGGAAGCCCTTGGGAGAACGGATACAACGAGAGTTTCAACGGTAAATTACGTGATGAACTCCTCAATGGAGAAATCTTCACAACGCTCAGGGAAGCTCGCTACTTGATCGACGAGTGGCGTTGGGAGTACAACACATTCAGGCCTCACAGCGCTCTGGGATACAAGCCACCCGCGCCCAAGGCCACTCTCCCCCCGGGGGGAGAGTGGAGCCAGCCCTCCAAACGCCAAGGGGGGAGCACTAACATCGCGGGTGGTACAAACGGATAG
- a CDS encoding DNA-binding protein produces MSRPLRVERHFFNQREAAEYCGYSTAKFRQFAKDYDIPKCGPNRDRYRKVDLDSFMACPGDFFNPLRVRKAGFVPVEV; encoded by the coding sequence ATGAGCAGACCGCTCCGTGTCGAGAGGCACTTCTTCAACCAGCGCGAGGCAGCCGAGTACTGCGGCTACAGCACTGCAAAATTCAGGCAGTTCGCCAAGGATTACGACATCCCCAAGTGCGGCCCGAACAGGGACAGGTACCGCAAGGTGGACCTGGACAGCTTCATGGCCTGCCCCGGCGACTTCTTCAATCCCCTGCGCGTCCGCAAGGCCGGGTTCGTCCCGGTGGAGGTGTAG
- a CDS encoding ISL3 family transposase has product MSTSFIYHAFGLRGYDYVRQDFIAGNIILKVQPQDELIRCPCCHSRNIIRHGFAERWVQTVPIGFKPVWLVIPVQRVGCRNCGVIRLIDIQIAEPRRWYTKAFERYALALAKKMTIQDVADLLGVGWDTIKSIFKRYLFRRFSRPSLRKIKYIAIDEISVRKGQKYLTLVMDLESGAVVFVGEGRSRETLIPFWGRLKKTKAKIAAVATDMNAGYIRAVMENLPNAAIVFDRFHVVKLMNEKITQIRRQIFRELTSPLERKAVKGTRWILLKNPENLDESRDEKERLGEALRLNKPLATAYYLKEDLRQLWSQPNKATAEKVINDWIARAEASEIRPLRVMARTLATYRFGILAYYDHPISSGPIEGTNNKIKTLKRQAYSYRDTEFFKLRIMGIHEAKYALAG; this is encoded by the coding sequence ATGTCCACGAGTTTCATCTACCACGCGTTCGGCCTGCGAGGCTACGACTACGTTCGGCAGGATTTCATCGCAGGCAACATCATCCTGAAAGTGCAGCCCCAGGATGAGTTGATTCGTTGCCCTTGCTGCCATTCCAGAAACATCATTCGCCACGGCTTTGCCGAAAGATGGGTTCAGACTGTGCCCATCGGTTTCAAGCCCGTCTGGCTGGTCATTCCCGTCCAACGGGTAGGATGTCGCAATTGCGGCGTCATTCGCTTGATCGACATTCAGATCGCCGAGCCCAGGCGCTGGTATACGAAAGCGTTTGAACGATATGCTCTCGCCCTGGCAAAAAAGATGACGATTCAGGATGTTGCCGACCTGCTGGGCGTTGGTTGGGACACCATCAAATCGATCTTCAAGCGTTATCTGTTTCGCCGTTTTTCAAGACCCAGCCTGAGAAAGATCAAGTATATCGCCATCGACGAAATCAGCGTCCGCAAAGGGCAAAAGTACCTCACGCTGGTCATGGACCTCGAAAGTGGTGCTGTCGTCTTTGTTGGCGAAGGACGAAGCCGAGAAACGCTGATCCCGTTTTGGGGACGTCTCAAGAAGACAAAAGCCAAGATTGCGGCTGTGGCGACGGATATGAATGCTGGCTACATCCGCGCTGTCATGGAGAACCTGCCGAATGCGGCTATCGTGTTTGACCGGTTTCATGTGGTCAAGCTGATGAATGAAAAGATCACACAGATACGCCGCCAGATCTTTCGGGAACTCACCTCTCCACTTGAAAGAAAGGCGGTCAAAGGGACTCGGTGGATTCTGCTGAAAAACCCGGAAAATTTGGATGAAAGCCGCGATGAAAAGGAGCGCTTGGGTGAAGCGTTGCGGCTGAACAAACCTTTGGCGACAGCCTACTATCTGAAAGAGGATTTGCGACAACTCTGGTCCCAGCCGAACAAGGCGACGGCAGAGAAGGTCATCAACGACTGGATCGCCAGGGCCGAAGCCTCGGAGATACGCCCTTTGCGGGTCATGGCGAGGACGCTTGCCACATATCGTTTCGGCATCCTCGCTTACTACGATCACCCCATCTCATCAGGCCCAATCGAAGGGACGAACAACAAGATCAAGACGCTAAAACGGCAAGCCTACAGCTATCGGGATACCGAGTTCTTCAAGCTTAGGATCATGGGGATTCACGAAGCAAAGTACGCTTTAGCCGGATGA
- a CDS encoding RHS repeat domain-containing protein, protein MTKSYSYQLRRDRDGRIVEKTETVAGRRTAWKYAYDRAGRLTEAHLDGRLICQCGYDREGRRNQDYFPATVGLHYRDYRYTLDNRLLRAGNNDFTHDVNGFRSIWAKGGTYHLYEYAPDYRLLKMEVEDKDRVYTFDHDEDGQRVAKQYNGQLIEAYRWLDFVRLGGFHDGQHGFEFAYRDGERVPFAMRRDDGTVFGLFSDQVGSLRVVVDINDNVVKEIVYDPFGGIIEDTNPDFRIPIGFAGGLHDRDLGFVRFGWRDYDTFTSRWTAPDPIGDKGGDPDWYGYCLDDPVNGVDPLGLFRFGKRPLSFLPDDWHGISKDGSIADKYNLEPKHEQGFYEDGTGKNIGFGSEGKMTSEDISKYRLNDKQYDDKRMLRAYKSTTPGKYNAFGIGGDKNNCQDYADKLRKRYDLFDRGDKMR, encoded by the coding sequence ATGACGAAATCGTATTCTTACCAACTGCGACGCGACCGGGATGGCCGCATCGTGGAAAAGACCGAAACCGTGGCGGGCAGGCGCACCGCCTGGAAGTACGCCTACGACCGGGCGGGCCGGTTGACGGAAGCCCACCTGGACGGGCGGCTGATCTGCCAATGCGGCTACGACCGGGAAGGACGGCGTAACCAGGACTATTTCCCCGCCACCGTCGGGCTCCACTACCGTGACTACCGGTACACGCTGGACAACCGGCTGCTTCGCGCGGGCAACAATGACTTTACGCACGATGTGAACGGGTTCCGCTCCATCTGGGCCAAAGGCGGTACCTACCACCTCTACGAGTACGCGCCGGACTATAGGCTGCTCAAGATGGAGGTCGAAGACAAAGACCGCGTCTACACCTTCGACCACGACGAGGACGGGCAGCGGGTGGCCAAGCAGTACAACGGCCAGCTCATCGAGGCGTATCGATGGCTCGATTTCGTGCGGCTCGGCGGTTTCCACGACGGCCAACACGGTTTCGAGTTCGCTTACCGAGACGGCGAACGGGTTCCCTTCGCCATGCGCAGGGACGACGGCACGGTGTTCGGCCTGTTCAGCGATCAGGTGGGGTCGCTCCGCGTGGTTGTGGACATCAACGACAATGTGGTAAAGGAGATCGTGTACGACCCCTTCGGCGGGATCATCGAGGACACCAACCCGGACTTCCGCATTCCCATCGGCTTCGCGGGCGGTCTGCACGACCGCGACTTGGGCTTCGTCCGTTTCGGCTGGCGGGATTACGACACCTTCACCAGCCGCTGGACCGCGCCCGACCCCATAGGCGATAAGGGCGGCGACCCGGACTGGTATGGTTATTGTTTGGATGATCCGGTGAATGGCGTGGACCCGTTGGGGTTGTTCCGGTTTGGCAAACGTCCTTTGAGTTTCCTGCCCGACGATTGGCATGGCATTAGTAAGGACGGCTCCATTGCGGACAAATACAACCTTGAACCAAAGCATGAACAGGGATTTTACGAAGATGGAACTGGCAAAAATATCGGATTTGGAAGTGAGGGCAAGATGACAAGCGAAGACATTTCCAAATATCGGCTTAATGACAAGCAATATGATGATAAACGGATGCTACGAGCTTACAAGAGTACAACTCCTGGAAAATATAATGCCTTTGGAATTGGTGGTGATAAGAATAATTGCCAAGATTATGCTGACAAATTGCGCAAGAGATATGATCTATTTGATCGTGGAGATAAAATGCGATAG
- a CDS encoding DndE family protein has product MAEFNLTRVDRLRYRATKVAEDFLEDLRITLMPGDRAAVARLAIARSLYEPIIDGEPSVLNEEMSKRSPIEGVHLFGEDGDIWSCLVASSVADAVLDEKEFKALVELHWHRGAQFLKGDYNDVKQVDTDFIVRLAGMVPLVGGSRKTQGTHQLTDKEGPLVVPFGEASREPQTEDPIRITLNGKGTSPHIAIMGRTRTGKSRVGLEVGKSIAQQTDLPLIIIDPKGEFVKDNKLVGKPEWNGETLDRFFPGIQPIDIPLSPMPLDFLWRPTNAQGHDLAQLAITFKDSFQKCIKARGDVALDTLREAVLDLLTFQSRPVSLEDVLLRFNEFCDEAGKKPGGITAKLSEINSLNMIRPTMAPGDFFSKRWVISFGSCSEEPKRLVIFLLLDALNTYLMSLPDSGVDPQGHRSMRHMLIIDEAKEVLSYKHGALSSLIRKSASKGGLTMLLSQGPDDFDQEEDDFLEQMGTIGAFALGSSNVRNLAGAYGRKMRIEDFSDHNLPPGVALVKMPGLSPKKVIGWE; this is encoded by the coding sequence ATGGCTGAGTTCAATTTAACCCGTGTTGACCGCCTACGGTATCGTGCGACTAAAGTTGCTGAAGATTTCCTCGAAGACCTGCGAATCACCCTTATGCCGGGAGATAGGGCCGCCGTTGCTCGGCTTGCTATAGCGCGCTCTTTATACGAACCAATCATTGATGGTGAGCCTAGTGTGCTCAACGAAGAAATGAGCAAGCGCTCTCCTATTGAAGGGGTGCATCTCTTCGGAGAAGATGGCGATATATGGTCGTGCCTAGTTGCTTCCTCTGTTGCAGATGCGGTTTTGGATGAAAAAGAATTCAAAGCGTTGGTTGAATTGCATTGGCATCGAGGTGCTCAATTCCTTAAAGGGGATTATAATGATGTCAAACAGGTAGATACAGATTTTATTGTCCGATTGGCGGGGATGGTCCCGTTGGTAGGAGGCAGTCGAAAGACGCAAGGAACTCACCAACTAACGGACAAAGAAGGCCCGCTTGTCGTTCCTTTTGGCGAAGCAAGCAGAGAGCCACAAACGGAAGATCCGATCAGGATTACATTAAATGGCAAAGGAACTTCCCCCCATATTGCAATCATGGGGCGGACTAGAACAGGCAAAAGCCGTGTTGGGCTTGAGGTTGGAAAGTCAATTGCCCAGCAGACCGACCTCCCTCTAATTATCATCGACCCAAAAGGTGAGTTTGTTAAAGATAATAAGCTGGTAGGGAAACCAGAGTGGAATGGAGAGACCCTTGATCGTTTCTTTCCTGGGATACAGCCTATTGATATCCCCCTCTCACCAATGCCTTTGGATTTCTTATGGAGGCCCACCAACGCACAGGGCCATGATCTTGCCCAATTGGCGATCACATTCAAAGATTCATTTCAAAAGTGCATTAAGGCAAGAGGGGATGTTGCGCTAGACACTTTGCGGGAAGCGGTCTTGGATTTGCTTACTTTCCAAAGTCGCCCAGTATCCTTAGAAGATGTTTTATTGAGATTTAACGAGTTTTGCGATGAGGCCGGGAAAAAACCTGGTGGTATCACTGCCAAATTAAGCGAAATCAACTCGCTAAATATGATTCGCCCTACCATGGCACCCGGAGACTTCTTTTCAAAACGGTGGGTCATCAGCTTCGGTAGCTGTTCGGAAGAGCCTAAGCGACTCGTTATTTTTTTACTATTAGATGCATTAAACACCTATCTTATGTCGCTACCCGACAGCGGAGTCGATCCTCAAGGGCATCGCTCCATGAGGCATATGTTAATTATTGATGAGGCCAAGGAAGTCCTATCGTATAAGCATGGTGCCCTTAGTTCTTTGATTAGAAAGTCAGCCTCTAAAGGGGGCTTAACCATGTTGTTGTCTCAAGGGCCGGATGATTTTGATCAAGAGGAAGATGACTTTCTTGAACAAATGGGAACAATTGGAGCGTTTGCCCTAGGGTCCTCAAATGTTCGCAATTTAGCTGGTGCGTATGGCCGAAAAATGCGGATTGAGGATTTTTCAGATCACAACCTTCCACCAGGCGTCGCTCTTGTAAAAATGCCTGGCCTTTCACCCAAGAAAGTAATCGGTTGGGAGTAA
- a CDS encoding DNA modification system-associated small protein: MSSRRELPLLKDKKAKRIFEELCQQHGVTVELIEGLIDIQRDNLGRGRQIGITQEFSALFSEFIDEMKGAENVSN, encoded by the coding sequence ATGAGTAGCCGCAGAGAACTCCCCCTCTTAAAAGACAAAAAAGCCAAAAGGATTTTTGAGGAACTGTGTCAACAGCACGGGGTGACCGTTGAGTTGATTGAAGGACTGATAGATATCCAGCGAGACAACTTGGGAAGAGGAAGGCAGATCGGTATTACTCAGGAGTTTAGCGCCCTTTTTAGTGAATTTATTGATGAAATGAAGGGGGCTGAGAATGTTTCTAACTGA
- a CDS encoding tyrosine-type recombinase/integrase has translation MAVGVTKDGRWFVQYRVVHRKSPKKKYFGKGTEAKKAAHERNAEINLMKKRGEEIRAGHIYLDELGQIYLDHEKARGRERKFLREVANRLNSSYLPALNHVPIHKLKADDFNVLALEYADLSPNSFNRYITYLNVIFNFGVEFEYIEKNPMAAWRKRVLKRENHRELNVDAEDIKAILDHSPLHVYKAIKLILNTGCRPGKTELLKIKYSDVDFHNKRIRIRGSKTARSDRYVPLRDEFLEEIKGWQATAECDHIVEYKGKPVQSYIKAFRTAVNNSGIGKKVVPYQLRHFFASSLIANKADIKAVASLMGHSGPAMLFKVYYHLIGDGEKEAIEKLSDI, from the coding sequence ATGGCGGTAGGAGTCACCAAGGACGGACGCTGGTTCGTCCAGTACCGCGTCGTCCACCGCAAGAGCCCGAAGAAGAAATACTTCGGCAAAGGGACAGAGGCCAAGAAGGCGGCCCACGAGCGTAACGCCGAGATCAACCTGATGAAGAAACGCGGCGAGGAGATCAGGGCGGGACACATCTACCTCGACGAGCTCGGTCAGATTTATCTCGACCACGAGAAAGCCCGTGGCCGCGAACGGAAGTTCCTCAGGGAAGTGGCGAACAGACTGAACAGCTCATACTTGCCTGCCCTGAACCACGTGCCGATCCACAAGCTGAAGGCCGATGACTTCAACGTGCTGGCCCTGGAATACGCCGACCTTTCGCCCAACTCGTTCAACCGCTACATCACCTACCTCAACGTCATATTCAACTTCGGCGTCGAGTTCGAGTACATCGAGAAAAACCCGATGGCGGCCTGGCGAAAGCGTGTGCTTAAGCGCGAGAATCACCGAGAGCTGAACGTCGACGCGGAAGACATCAAGGCCATCCTCGACCACTCGCCGCTGCACGTCTACAAAGCGATCAAGCTGATCCTGAACACAGGCTGTCGCCCCGGCAAGACAGAGCTGCTCAAGATCAAGTACAGCGACGTGGACTTCCACAACAAGCGCATCAGGATTCGCGGCTCCAAGACGGCCAGGAGCGACAGATACGTCCCCCTGCGCGACGAGTTCCTTGAGGAGATCAAGGGGTGGCAGGCCACGGCAGAGTGTGACCACATCGTCGAGTACAAGGGCAAGCCCGTCCAGAGCTACATCAAGGCGTTCAGGACCGCCGTGAATAACTCCGGCATCGGCAAAAAAGTTGTCCCTTACCAGCTCCGTCACTTCTTCGCCTCCAGCCTGATCGCCAACAAGGCCGACATCAAGGCGGTCGCCTCCCTCATGGGCCACTCCGGCCCGGCGATGCTGTTCAAGGTGTACTACCACCTGATCGGCGACGGCGAGAAAGAAGCCATCGAAAAGCTGTCTGACATCTAA